A single Candidatus Margulisiibacteriota bacterium DNA region contains:
- the xseA gene encoding exodeoxyribonuclease VII large subunit, which translates to MNFLTVTEFTRYLKELIKVDPILDDVWVKGEVSNLKEYKMGNQIYFTLKDKDAQLSCVMFQTSVLNFNLEENMQILARGKVAIYDKRGTYSLHVKYLEPSGIGALAIAFEQLKRKLEAEGLFQTEYKKAIPKFPKRVAVLSSPSGAALHDVISTIRSRNKAVEIVIVSTVVQGDKAGDSIAKNIKITDEFSHSDVIILARGGGSIEELWGFNEEVVARAIFACKTPIISAVGHEVDYTISDFVADARAATPTAAGVMVSLPREEYLQNFINIKERLKQLLLNKVQEKQMDLADLNFSLEQKIKNVFVFRKQQIELLSAKLKALDPSSYAKRGFAIVRKAGKIVTSVNQLTLGDRIVLSYMDGSKEATIV; encoded by the coding sequence ATGAACTTTCTTACAGTAACAGAGTTTACAAGATATCTAAAAGAATTAATCAAGGTAGATCCTATCTTAGACGATGTCTGGGTCAAAGGTGAGGTCTCCAATTTAAAAGAATATAAAATGGGTAACCAAATATATTTTACTTTGAAGGATAAAGATGCCCAGTTAAGTTGTGTTATGTTTCAAACGTCTGTTCTTAACTTTAACTTAGAAGAGAATATGCAGATTTTAGCCAGAGGAAAAGTTGCCATTTATGATAAGAGAGGGACTTATTCCCTGCATGTTAAGTACTTGGAGCCTTCTGGCATAGGCGCATTGGCAATTGCGTTTGAGCAATTGAAGCGGAAGCTTGAGGCTGAAGGATTATTTCAGACAGAGTACAAGAAAGCTATTCCTAAATTCCCTAAAAGAGTTGCAGTTTTATCATCACCTAGCGGTGCTGCCTTGCATGATGTTATTTCAACAATAAGGTCAAGGAACAAAGCCGTAGAAATAGTTATTGTCTCTACTGTTGTACAAGGAGATAAAGCGGGTGACAGTATTGCCAAGAACATAAAAATTACGGATGAGTTTAGCCATTCCGATGTTATTATCCTGGCTCGAGGTGGTGGCAGTATAGAAGAGTTGTGGGGCTTTAATGAAGAAGTTGTGGCGAGAGCTATTTTTGCTTGCAAGACACCTATCATTAGTGCAGTAGGGCATGAAGTAGATTATACTATCTCTGACTTTGTTGCAGATGCACGAGCAGCTACTCCAACTGCTGCTGGTGTTATGGTGTCCTTACCAAGAGAAGAGTATCTTCAAAACTTTATTAATATTAAGGAGAGGCTGAAGCAACTGCTGTTAAATAAAGTACAAGAGAAGCAAATGGACTTAGCTGACTTAAACTTTTCTTTAGAGCAAAAAATCAAGAATGTATTTGTTTTTAGAAAACAACAAATTGAACTTTTGTCTGCCAAGCTTAAGGCGCTAGACCCTTCTTCTTATGCAAAGCGAGGGTTTGCCATTGTTCGAAAGGCTGGCAAAATAGTCACCTCTGTTAATCAGCTTACTTTAGGTGATAGAATAGTACTTAGTTACATGGATGGTAGCAAAGAAGCTACGATTGTTTAA
- the carA gene encoding glutamine-hydrolyzing carbamoyl-phosphate synthase small subunit, whose amino-acid sequence MVKAILVLEDGRFFLGESFGAEGEVVGEVVFNTSMAGYQEILTDPSSKYQILTMTYPVIGNYGVNDEDVESDKVQVSGFVVKEYSKTYSNFRAKMSLGDYLKKQKTIAIEGIDTRALTRHLRDNGTQMGIISTKEFDVEKLVSKIKKVPGMEGTDLVKDVTTKKVYSFTEKSMKEYAVYANTEAKDNFHVVVYDFGAKTSSLRALVDRGCKVTVVPATMSYKQLLDTYSPDGVLLSNGPGDPTAVTYAIENIRGLLNAEVPLFGACLGHLLLGLALGAETYKLKFGHRGSQPVKNLKKDKTEIASHNHGFAIKPDSMPKNVEVTHLNLNDQTVAGIRVKGKAVFSVQYHPEASSGPHDSDYLFDAFIESMRI is encoded by the coding sequence TTGGTTAAGGCAATTTTAGTTTTAGAGGATGGCAGATTTTTTTTGGGAGAAAGTTTTGGTGCGGAAGGCGAAGTTGTCGGCGAAGTTGTTTTTAACACAAGCATGGCTGGTTATCAGGAAATCCTTACAGACCCATCAAGCAAATATCAAATACTTACAATGACGTATCCAGTGATTGGAAACTATGGAGTTAATGATGAAGATGTTGAGTCGGATAAAGTTCAAGTTAGTGGATTTGTGGTTAAAGAGTACAGTAAAACATATTCTAATTTTCGAGCAAAAATGTCTTTAGGTGATTATTTAAAGAAACAAAAAACAATAGCAATTGAGGGAATAGACACAAGAGCTTTAACCAGGCATTTGCGAGATAATGGCACCCAAATGGGCATTATTTCTACAAAAGAGTTTGATGTTGAAAAGTTAGTTTCCAAGATAAAGAAGGTTCCGGGTATGGAAGGAACGGATTTAGTTAAAGATGTTACAACTAAAAAGGTTTATAGCTTTACGGAAAAAAGCATGAAGGAATATGCTGTTTATGCTAATACAGAAGCAAAGGATAATTTTCATGTTGTTGTGTATGATTTTGGTGCAAAGACTAGCAGTCTTAGAGCATTAGTGGATAGAGGATGCAAGGTAACGGTTGTTCCTGCAACAATGTCGTATAAACAATTACTTGATACGTATTCTCCTGATGGAGTTCTTTTATCCAACGGACCAGGCGATCCTACTGCCGTGACTTATGCCATTGAAAACATCAGAGGACTCCTGAACGCTGAGGTTCCTTTGTTTGGTGCGTGTTTAGGTCATTTGTTGTTAGGGTTAGCTTTAGGGGCAGAAACTTATAAGCTTAAGTTTGGTCACAGAGGGAGCCAGCCTGTTAAAAATTTAAAAAAAGATAAAACGGAGATTGCTTCTCATAACCATGGCTTTGCTATTAAACCAGATAGTATGCCAAAGAACGTTGAAGTTACTCATCTCAATTTAAACGATCAAACAGTTGCAGGAATTAGGGTTAAAGGTAAAGCTGTTTTTTCTGTCCAGTATCATCCGGAAGCCTCCTCAGGTCCACATGATAGTGATTATTTATTCGATGCATTTATTGAATCAATGAGAATATGA
- a CDS encoding dihydroorotase has translation MTILLKNAQIVNIGSVEQKDILIDNKGRVANISQNINDAADAVYDLSGKYIFPGFIDLHVHLREPGNEEKETLSTGLKAAVFGGYTAVCTMPNTEPVIDNKFLIKFLKDRAWEVSMAKLYPTGSITKGLKGQEISEYASMIRNGAVAFTDDGLPVANMSTLRKALEYLSIYDKPLFLHCEDIELAEGGSMNEGNISTKIGLPGIHRAAEESAISQAIELAKYFGKIHIAHVSTKGSVDILRFAKQRGIKVTAETAPHYFVLTEDAVEGYNTNAKMNPPLRTEEDRKAIIEGLRDGTIDVIATDHAPHTTDDKNKEFNLASFGIIGLETAIMLIMNTLYHEEGFSLEKICSLCSTNPAKIIDVSSGKIAKGELADFTVIDSNLSWSVTEQMFHSKSKNSPFVGFTGKGRAVMTIVDGKVVWKEKNIG, from the coding sequence TGCTGTTTATGATTTGAGTGGTAAATATATTTTCCCTGGTTTTATTGATTTACATGTTCATTTGAGAGAACCAGGTAATGAAGAAAAAGAAACCCTTTCCACTGGTTTAAAAGCTGCTGTTTTTGGAGGATATACTGCTGTTTGCACTATGCCTAACACAGAACCAGTTATAGATAATAAGTTTTTGATTAAGTTTTTAAAGGATAGAGCTTGGGAAGTTAGTATGGCAAAACTGTATCCTACGGGAAGTATTACTAAGGGATTGAAAGGTCAAGAAATAAGCGAATATGCTTCAATGATTAGAAATGGTGCTGTCGCTTTCACTGATGACGGGTTACCTGTTGCCAACATGTCTACTTTAAGAAAAGCTTTAGAGTATTTAAGTATTTACGATAAACCATTGTTTTTACATTGTGAAGACATAGAACTAGCAGAAGGTGGTTCTATGAATGAGGGTAATATTTCTACTAAGATAGGATTGCCTGGAATTCATCGTGCAGCTGAAGAGTCCGCTATTTCGCAAGCTATTGAGTTAGCAAAATATTTTGGAAAAATACATATAGCACATGTTAGTACAAAAGGGTCTGTGGATATCCTTAGATTTGCCAAACAAAGGGGCATAAAGGTGACTGCTGAAACAGCACCTCATTATTTTGTCCTTACTGAAGACGCTGTGGAAGGATACAACACTAATGCAAAAATGAATCCTCCGTTAAGAACAGAGGAAGACCGAAAGGCTATCATCGAAGGATTAAGAGATGGAACAATCGATGTAATTGCTACTGACCATGCTCCACACACAACAGATGACAAGAATAAAGAGTTCAATTTAGCTTCGTTTGGAATTATTGGTCTGGAGACTGCAATTATGTTAATTATGAATACGCTATATCATGAAGAAGGGTTTTCGTTGGAGAAAATATGTTCTCTTTGTTCGACAAATCCGGCAAAAATTATAGATGTTAGTTCTGGAAAGATAGCTAAAGGAGAGCTTGCTGATTTTACAGTAATAGATTCTAACCTTAGTTGGAGCGTAACAGAACAAATGTTTCATTCAAAAAGCAAAAACTCACCCTTTGTTGGTTTTACTGGCAAAGGAAGAGCCGTTATGACAATAGTCGATGGTAAAGTAGTTTGGAAGGAGAAAAACATTGGTTAA